TATCAGATTCCATTAGGTCCAAAAATTCCAATGAATTGGGCAAATGCCAACCTCTTGGGCATGCGTTTAAAGCAGCCTCATATGTATACAAACGTCCACCTGCAAGGCAATTAGACTCTCTGTCGTCATAACACCAGCTTCCGGTTTCTGTTTCGCGATTCAAATTTTGGGCCATCCATATACCGCTAGAGAGCTCTACTGTCTTGTAAACCTTGTTGTTATCGGAAGAATCAACCCATGTTCCGTAGATTATACTTTCACTGTTGTTCAGCCAACTTACTGCAGGAACATCCCAGTTCCAATCATTCATGTGCACCCATACACCCTTACGAGTACAGGAATAGAGTTCTCCGTGAAATTCAGTTGTTTCACCAATATGGGAGCCAGTACAGCCAACACCTATCAATTCCTCAACTGTAGTCATCAATCTCCAATAGTAATCAGTAGAATCATAACTACCCGCAACTTTCGTGTCGCAAACATAATGATTTTCCTGATTAATTCTTCCATAAAGCAAGTTTCCTTCATACGATGTAATCGGCCTTATGACGCCATCTAATACCATATAATAAAATTTACATGGTTCTTCATGAGTGTCATTGTATAATTCAGGAGCAACGATCCAATGATATGTAGTGTCTTCCATTTTATACGTTGGGTCATAAGCGCATACATAATACAAATCATCTACTTTGACAAAACTTGTGTCACCCTTTATTTTTTCAGTGCAAGCAAAACCACCTGCATTTTTCATCAAGAAATCCACCACGGTGCCGCGGCGCCAACTGGCGCCGTTGTAAACATAGACAAAGTCGGCATTCACGGCGCCGTTGCGCACGTCGCCTTCGACAAAGGT
The window above is part of the Fibrobacter sp. UWP2 genome. Proteins encoded here:
- a CDS encoding FISUMP domain-containing protein, yielding LGCTSSKEGNIAQDSAEKKWYICRDRAWQSAKPIEYDTCGWPHDAFDGTVRTGNVDTNSVYVFDSLGTGWRTGDQLDITLGFGGCTALRNTMVDSNGGSFYTCDNRHWRSSKDIEKDTLGWGGLNTTFVEGDVRNGAVNADFVYVYNGASWRRGTVVDFLMKNAGGFACTEKIKGDTSFVKVDDLYYVCAYDPTYKMEDTTYHWIVAPELYNDTHEEPCKFYYMVLDGVIRPITSYEGNLLYGRINQENHYVCDTKVAGSYDSTDYYWRLMTTVEELIGVGCTGSHIGETTEFHGELYSCTRKGVWVHMNDWNWDVPAVSWLNNSESIIYGTWVDSSDNNKVYKTVELSSGIWMAQNLNRETETGSWCYDDRESNCLAGGRLYTYEAALNACPRGWHLPNSLEFLDLMESDIDKGTARIGKSKKGWYEGENGTDDVGFSVVPAGQRSSSTGKFMDAGMGAYFWTSTLSRRSSEITSEAISWNVSFFSNEFLDEEADIMNGYSVRCVKDAE